A window of Clupea harengus chromosome 24, Ch_v2.0.2, whole genome shotgun sequence genomic DNA:
AGAGGGTCGGTTTTTACCGTCCACACTCAAAACATATGACCGTTCCTAGTAATGACATGTGAAGGGGGGAAAAGTGGCCATCGCAACAACTTGGAATgtacttttaaaaagtaattgggtggctcttaaaagagccttggTTTGTTATTTTAGGAGACCGATTTACTTGGATTTCTCGGTCTTCTTGGGCAGAAGCACAGCCTGGATGTTAGGCAGCACACCACCCTGAGCGATGGTCACTCCGCCGAGCAGCTTGTTCAACTCCTCGTCGTTGCGCACAGCCAGCTGCAGATGGCGGGGAATGATACGACTCTTCTTGTTGTCACGGGCAGCGTTGCCGGCCAACTCAAGGATCTCAGCAGTCAGATACTCGAGCACGGCAGCCATGTAGACCGGAGCACCAGCTCCAACACGATGAGCATAGTTGCCCTTGCGGAGCAGCCTGTGAACTCGACCCACGGGGAACTGGAGTCCAGCCCTGGATGAGCGAGTCTTGGCCTTAGCCCTAGCCTTTCCTCCGGTTTTGCCTCTGCCGCTCATTTTCGAGTTTCACTAGGTTCTTCTGAAGACTGAAGTGTAGAGCAACATGGAAGAGTGCGTATATATTCTCCTCCAGCTCAGGGTTGCGCATTGCCCCAGTGGTTGAAGCTACaatgctgagagccaatcaacGTGTAGGTTTGTGCAGGAAACCAAAGACACTTCAATTTGGCGCCTGCTggatttccttcttccttttagCGCGTGATCTTCAAAATCACTGAATATTTGAACGCATTAAATAGTTAAAACGACACATTTCAGTTGTACGTTGCAGGTTGGTTTCCAGATATGTCAGTTAAATGGTCACAGTAAACAACCAAACAGGAAATCCCAGAATCTCAATGTATATCGAACACTATTAAAATGGAACAAACTGAAGTGGTTGGGTGCTACAAGACGGTCTGTTAGATACTTTGTATCGTTTTTGATTTACAGTACTAAacaataaacactaaaatcaaaagtaatacataattatcaaaaccttacactcaaggagcaaaactcAGCCAAGATTTGCACCATAAGCACAGTGTCAGCTCACACTTCTTGAAAAAtaatacacacagtgatttgcagaacactaaacacacttgtatacattacacacagaagtatatcaagatgtcacttccttgcaattccaaagcactgactgtTAAAGTATCACACCTATCAGCCAATTGGTtgcagtttttctcaattgtttacacacaaaaacttaTGACACAacgaccacaacctgtaactcatttGCCAACTccttaaaccaattctgctgaactaaaaaacacaattatctgctttagacccaAATTTCAATTttaaaccacactttcttcaaaacactacacataatttatctgctttagacccagatttcaattgtaaaacacactttcttcaaaacactacacacaatccttttttattttgcacacttcatcaatgccaaatctccttctgttcagacagaacacactgccatttaaatgtgaagtgaagtgagtcattgaagtgagaggtgattttttattttacatttttctttcttttttttgttgactgtactggcctatgttttattgtttgttctgtgtttgctgtgatgtataggctacagcacttttggaaaaatatTACaggtttttctcaattgcttccAAACATTTTTGAAGCatacctcattttctcaaaactctaaacacaaatccaaaaaccacacacacaaaatgcaaaaccctacatatctcctgcaaaatgctactttgccttcaaaacaataTTTTGTCTCCTCAAAagtgtattttgtgttcaaatgacacactCAGACTATCATATCATTAGACATTTCTAAGCACAAATTGAACACTGGTGTGCTGAatggaaaacaccagtatgaaggccttatcagtagcattatgccttttcatgttcagtgttactgtatgCTTATTCAtgttgtaaaatataactgtataatgtttttactcaaacacaaatatatagtaacaacacaaatatttctttatttttttctaaaagtgctgtagcctctACCTCACAGCATACACAACtggatgtgtaaatgatttgcacagaacaaacaatagaaaataggccagtacagacaacaacactttgtatttgtttgattgttatagcattattttccaGAACCATATTGACTATTGCAGTCTCCTGTTCAGCCGTCAAGACAGGCTCCCTCCCACCACGTCGGGGTAATCGTTCAGTTCtgcaaaatacacaaatacagtacaatgtaaaatactCTGAATACAAAAAAACTATGCTCCtaataaggcattcaaactagtgttttcctgtcatagtagtgtttcttacctattctctcTTCTTAATGTCCGGAGAATATATGccactgagaagcggcttatgtttggttgaaccctctggccagcctcctgcatggtcaaaccatggttgac
This region includes:
- the LOC105896350 gene encoding histone H2A-like, translating into MSGRGKTGGKARAKAKTRSSRAGLQFPVGRVHRLLRKGNYAHRVGAGAPVYMAAVLEYLTAEILELAGNAARDNKKSRIIPRHLQLAVRNDEELNKLLGGVTIAQGGVLPNIQAVLLPKKTEKSK